The region ATGGTGATATTTGGCtagttaaaataaatatattgcaaAGTCAGGTAAAATTTACTATTTATAGCGAACCATTACGTTTCTTATGGCATATTCGATAAATTTACCTGACCTGTTAATGCTATcaagtattttttttaactagCTAAAATTTCTgaactattttatttaaattgagTGTGCAACactaatattaaaattgttaatttttataaatcgcgtaaatttatatatgtagaaaatttcatgataaaaagaaatggCGAAATATACGAAGCATGAATGTGTGTATTAAGAAATGATGTTGCTTTACAATGGaatgctttattttttgcacCCATAAATAAACTAGCTATATGCGAAAATAGCGACCACATGTGCATACAGAACTAACCTATCAAATAGAGAACAAAATGGCTACTAAAGTggcaatttttaaaacctTAAAAAGgtatgtatattaaaaaaaaaacatactTACACAATTTTCATTGtatcaaattatatattttttttatctttctgtatattcaaataaataaataaaatttttaatacttttttttaatttataagaaTAATACAAATGGAGAAAGAAAATGCAATGCAGTATGAACGATTTTATGAAAAGTTTAATGCACGCCACGTGCATTTCGATGAATTGGATTCTACACAGTTATACTGCAAAAGAAATATGAAGTTGTTTATACAAAATGGTGAGTTAAagaatgaagaaaatatgataatagtTAGTTGTAACTCTCAAACAAATGGTATCGGAACAAGagatacaaaaaataaggtCGATAGAGTTTGGATATCTGAAAATGgaaatgtatttatttcaattataaatttatggaaaattgaggatatacaaaaaataaattgccTAGCTCAAACATGTACTGTTGCTATAAGTAAGACATTAGAAgaatttcatttattaacaCAAATTAAATGGATAAATGATGTTTTAGttgattataaaaaaatatcaggATGTCttgtaaatttattttatttagatGAATTTCCtgatttagaaaaaaagtatGTTTGTGTAATTGTTGGAATAGGTATTAATGTAAACTTAacagataataatattttatcaaataattatacatcaataaaaaaacaattagaACAAGATTATAATGTCTCTAGTTTAATACCATCAGTAGAACAAGttattcaaaaattaattaaccatttttttatatctataaataaattaagaGATGAAAATTTCTCATATTTCTTAGAATATATAACTGTTAGACTTTTATATAAGGGAGAAAAAGTTATAATAGATCAAGACAATCATCAAATTGTTGGATACTTAAAAGGGATATTACATGATGGTTCAATCATATTACTAAATGATCACAATGAACTAATTTATGCAAACACTGGTCATTTACGTTTGTATAGAGGATCCTAATTCTATTCCCCATgactatatttttgttaactgtttaatattgaaaatgttATGTCCCTTTTTGcactatatatgtatttgcATATTCTTCATCTTAATAGGGATATACCAAATATAGGGACatcattttattcatttctaTGAAAAGTATTTGCATATGACAGTAaaccttttttaaaaagtgaaatattcatatattcgTTTTGGACTTTTGTATTATTccacatttaaaaataaatttatttaatagcatttatttgtatgcaCATTTCATATAgcattgaaaaaataagaaaaaatgaaaaaaaatcaaaaaaaatgtagcGAATTGGGAGGTAGCCAAATAAATGAACTATAAGTTATAACAAACATGTTTGGTTACAATATATACGatgtaataataagaaataaaacTTCATATTTCTACAGATTAATAATCTGATAGTGGTAAAAAAGGTGAATTTTTCTTCTCTACATTCGCTAGTTTATTGTTTGTAcatgtgttttttttattacttggATTAATATACTTGCTGCACAAACTGTTGTAATAATTAGTGGCTTCAGATGATGGGTTTAATAGTACTTTGCTATTTAAATGGCATATATGTGAATTTATTTCAGAGTCtagtttattttctttatgaGTTTGATCATAGAgattgcattttttatcagcatttttattaattagtTGGCCTCCTGtttcattaaaatttgttttaaaatagaCAGGATTTTCTTTCCCTttaaatgaagaaataatattatttatataaacatctttcacattattatttttttttataatctcATGAATGTCAATTTTAATAGATATCGAATCgttatttatacaattttttagtatACCCCAATTATTATAACCAAACCAAGGGAATGTAGAATAGTTGTAAaagcaatatttttttttgtaaattccACATGTTActgaatatattatatcacAAAATCCAgtataagaaaataataaatcaatataattattataagatgaatttattttattatttatatttaataatataaaaaaatcattaatAATTGTTTCTGTTTTAAATTCAGGAGACAcaacataattattttcacttgagcataataatgatattttttttacattccATTGTATAGTTAATAAAATCTTTTCAGAATCTTCTttgatattataattttttaaattactttcctttattattttattttcattagttaataaattatttttattttttttttcacaataATTTGGCTTTATTTTGtcttttacatttttacattgttcctctttattatttatataactaCTTTCAgtcttttcttttatttctttataaattttaatatcattttttttggaaatatttaaacCTTCTATGTTTTCTTCCCCGCTTCCACTATTGTCATTCTTTtctgtttttataattttatctttatttccATGTTTTGTAATTCTCAAACTATCCTCTAATGTCTTATCCTTTTTAAATGGCTCGTTATTAAAATGGTGATTCTTAtttgtttctttatatgttggatttgaattatttctaaaattgtgaaaaaaagCATCAACCGATTCAAGCAAGTTACTTTTCATATTGTTTCCATTCTCTTCGCTTCTGTTTTTTTCTGTTGgttcttcatttttacaGTATCCtctttttttgataataaattcTTGTCGCTTATCAGGACTTACAACACTATGGTTATTTCCAATTCGTAGACACTTCcctttttcaaaattgattttaaaacattttaataaatttataccATTATATTTAGATGCAGCTTTAGGTGAATATGCACAGGTTCGAGTAGTTTTATTCGTTTGTATGATTTTACTAATTTCGCCTTTTAATCGACtactaaaataattatctGTATTCTCATCTTTAACTATATTTTCACTTTCTGTATTatcattcatatttttcgttttctttattaaattattttttattttataataaggAATATTATTACCTTTAAATAGTGTAATATCATTAGGGGGTATAAAATGGATATTATTTTGGCTTGTCACACAAGGTTTTGAGGATGGGCATAAAACCGAATTGGATTCTTTTTTGAGTCCCactatattatgtataggtaatttatttacttGTTTTTCTCCAATACATTTTcctaaatatattttttgcatattatatagactattttcattgattaaattattttttcctacCTTCTGTTCAGTATCTACATTCttataatgttttattgTTGATATAATTCCagatttataattttttaaatttctAATTTCCTTCTCATCATGTTTACCTATTGGTTCTTGCATCATACAGCTATTATTGCAACTTATACAACTTTCATTCTTTCCTTTATTTggtatatcatttttaagaTTCATCAAATTTGAACAACCATAGTagttatcatattttttaaaacatttgatccctttttttgtttcttcaatataattattagagttatcataaataatattactattttctgacttgttcataatatttttcacttttttaGAATCCTCATAATGTTCAtttgtaataaatttatttttggcGATTTCATTAAATGTATGTACATCATGTAAGTGTAGTGGCATATCTTTGTATCCCATCCTGGTagtatcattattatttatatttacaaattcttttttctcATTTCTTATATCATAATGTGGATTATGTAGTTCGTTTATATTCATTGCTTTATTATCTGCATCTGTGTTTAACTTATCTTTGCATCTGTGGTAGGGTTCAACAATTTTGGGCTTATTATTgtattgttcatatttcattttatcagatgcatatatagagaacgcactatttttatcagtAATGTTATccatatttgtatatgtacatgtttgttcttttatattttgtaaagaATTTGGAATATCCTGGAAAGTTTTATTATCCATATTTAGAGGCAGTTCTGTAATGGgatcattttttacatcTGCCCTACTTTCAATATTAGataaattattcattttttttattttatcattttttttgatatttctTAATTCAAGATCCCAATCCGTATAATAACTTGTGAATAAATCgccaaaattattttcaggTTGAACATTATAAATTTCTGGATGTTTAAAAtgggaaatatatatttcatgaaccttttttctaatattgtctgtttttataattgtatTATCAATTGGGTCTACTAACTTATTTGAAAAGTAGATTCGATTTGTATCATCATTTAtgttgtttatattttcatgtccattatttttaaaattatttatttcataaattttttgtgtaaCTATATTAGAATCACTACAACagtaattattttctgcATCTAAACAATTACGatattcatcattttttaaaaaaaagaaagtatctttatcaatttcttttattttatctctACTTTCGTTATGACAATTATCACAATTCATATTTCTATTCCTGTCTAACGAAAAAAAGTATCGATTCTCAATATGTTCAATATGTTcagaatttttattacataatttGTTCATCTCTTTTAGAGCATCATCATTATCAATTTCTTTTGGCAAGTACATTTtagtatttatttcattttgtgaTATTTTCAAGTTAGTattgttaaaattatttgaattgcATTCTTTACAtgtattcatataatttttgccATAGTCAGGCCCTAAagatttttcattaaaatttgttcttattattttaccGCTGTcttcattaattttattgctCATATTGTGAGTCTccattttgataatatcaTTACAAGTctacttattttttctttaaataaaaaaaaaaaaaaaaaaaaatactctACTTATATCCACAATATAATTTGCAAGTGCGGGTAATGTTGGCATCAAAATCAATAACTTATTTGTAAGACTTACAATATTGTTAAAATTGAAACAGTAtgtgtttttttgtaaactttgtgaaaaatattaatctTACTTTAcaacatatgtatatatagacttgaaaaaaaaataaatgaacaaataattaaatggTCAGGTAAAAATCATAGAATAATacgaataataataaatcatatatatagttgtatgcatatttgttttattattataatttttttttctcgtattccttttattacaaaatttttttttttttttttaaattttctgcTTTTTAAGTACAAAAATGTGTGTCAAAAAGTATTCGTaggttttatatatttgccTTCCTACAATAAATAGGTTTAATTAaacttattattaaaaaaaaatatataataaaataaaaaacaaaaaagtagaataatatgaaagaaaaaagaattgaacgatattttataaattccaAAAAGGGTTGCATAAGCAAAAAGGCAACAGGTGGCTGTTCTATCACAAAAATTgttaactattttttttttttttaattttatataagtattattttatttatgtaatgATCAGCTATAGCCTTATAACCAATACTGAACAAAATgtaaaagaaaacaaaGAATATACACACGtgcaaaaatattcataaatatagattaaatatatgtgtgtaaatataggatatatgtattataattttacagAGGCATATTAGTTATAGGGGATAGCGATACaagaataatatttaaaaggaaatccaaaaaaaaaataaaaaaataacgatACTTGAGAATACTGTTTAACCTGACCATGTAAGAATAAATCgttaaagataaaaaatgtatacatacatatacatatacatgAGTATGCGCCACTATTTGTTCGCCCCCATACTGTTGATATAtgctaaataaaaaatgtatgtatacagcataaaacaattttgtCGTTAACACCACGTGCAATACAGCTGCAAACGGGCtgagaaaatattaaaaaatataaaaacaataaaaaaatataaataatcgaatatataatcattGTGTGTTgtaataagaaaaaataaaagaacaAAATGTTGACACACTTTTAaggtttataaaaaataattcgattgcatattattgaagataatatttgtttttttgaaCAGTGtgaaattatatgaaaaggGTATATACTGAATATGTAATGAAAGGAATACACacttaattttaatttaaagaaagagagcaaattaaaagagctatatacatatgaataattctgacatgttaataatttatacacACGTTTTTCCCatacatattaaattaCTACTACATTATCGACCTTATGATGAATATGAAGTGAAACCTTGCTTTTATGATGTcgtaaaaaatgaaatttaaatttgacaaaatttgaattgtgttgataaaaacaaattagtaaaaaaatagtcaCGTGTCAACATGCATAGCACGAGACTGTGTTGCTTCTTTTGAAGATAAATAgaagaataaaataaaaattgtataaaaatgctaaaaaatattaacaagatataaaaaaaagcaaaaaaatatgaacaagatataaaaaaagcaaaaaaaatatgaacaagatataaaaaccgttaaaaattattaacgAAATGCTAACCAAAAATTTCCACGTCACAACAATATGAGCGTGTATTGGTATATGCCTATGCGTATAtacgtaaaaaaaaaggacaAAGACAAGCATacttatatatgtgtataaattttcactttcttttttcagCGTCATAAGCCATGGCATTATTTATACCCTGGTtataatcatatttatttttgatttttttttgtaataactGATCTTTTGATGATACACCATATTTAgctatatttgttttttcttctttactttttttatttttatccatgagataattatttcttttttggaGTTCAGCAATTCCACCAGTACTACCACCTTGGGCTTGTTTGAATTgacttaatatttttttctttcttttcattttttttaattttcttaAAGATTTTCTTTCTTGCTTGGACATCTCATTAGATGTTTTTACATGACCTGGTGCATAATTTTCTTCTGgtgcttttttatttttttctgataaaataattggagtattttcttcaatatGTAAAGtagctattttttcattaggcccatttaataaaacagGTTTtggtataaaatatgaattagATAAAGAATCTAATGaatgcataatttttttaaataaattcattaattctattttttgtaaattaatttctttattttttgatgaaccgttcatattattattgatttcattttcatatttttttgtatattcatCAACTAAACTTAATTTACTTTTCGTAAAatctaaattattaaaatttacttcattattattattattttcattatcaaatatttctaaatcttctattttttttttttcgacatcatcaaaaagaaaatttttaattcgttGTTTTACAACTAGCTCAATTTCTTcatttaacatattttttttatctataaAATTTCGATCTGTATTATTTAACTCACCATTATCTTCATCACTTTCAAAATCTTTACCCAccgttttatttaaaaatgtatcaTTCTTATGTGTATTTACTTTAGGAATATCTACATTTAATGATagtatactattttttggaCGATCTTGTGCAGTTACTTCTCCTATCAATGACCAATGTTTTTTCGCAACTAACTCTTTTTCgatttcttctttttccattttttctttttcaaattcACTTGTCTCttcatcaaaatatttactaGTGTATTCGTTCATTTCTTCGAGGTCTCTTTCCAATCGCTTATCTGCCTCTTCTCTCATTTTCTTTGACTTCGCACTTTTATTCTGTGCCATCGCATGCATCTCCATGTCCATGTCGGCGCTCCCCGCCTCGTCCTCCTCTTCGTCATCTTCTTCTTCGTCATCTTCTTCCTCATCATATTCCTCGTCATCctcttcttcttcatccTCTTCATCCTCTTCTTCCTCTTCGTCatcttcttcttcatcatcCTCCTCATCTTCCCCCTTGTAAAAATCGGAGTACCTGATATCCCCACCCTGATTGGGCTCCAATTCGAACTGGTTTAAATCCAGATCATCAGATAAGTTATCACTTTCTCCTTCATCTGAATTATctacaaatttattatcttcTATATTAGCAAATTTTTGCATTTCTTCatagttaaaaaatttgtctTCGTCTTTTGtttcatcatcatcatccTCTTCCGTTTCACTTTCTCCTGGTGATTCAGATTTGGTAATTTTTCGTCGTTTTGTATTTTTGCCTTGGTCCATTTGTTGATCTAAAaatttaacttttttttttttttttttaattttttttttcccatTTTTTTCCCTTGTCTCTTCAATTTCTTtatcgatttttttttcaaaattattaaaaaaagttgaCAAATTTTCTagctttttttcttttattaaacATTCAATAAAATACCATAATTGTTCATAATCTAAATCCGAGTtggaaattaaaatatcatccatttctttttcattgtaaaaatatttaactaaagtatttgaaaaatattcaatcatttctaataaatttgttttatcttctgtattacatttttttgaatttaatTCAAGTTCACTTTTCTTTTCAAACGAACTAATTAAGTccgtatattttttaattcgtaCTTCATCCATTTTAAGACATATTTTAACATTCCTTCAAATTTCTATAACATTATCAACtatttcattaaaaatgtacCACCCTCTTTTTATCTATCCCCTTACTTATATAACCAAAGTTTGTATATCCTACCAAGCCTCAACACTTTTCTATATTAGTTCTTTACTTCCTCtgtaatataattaaatcgTACTAATTACAAAATGcgtttaaataaataacattgttttataaacatttatcatgcttttatattttacatactctacaaaattttttttaatttattcaatatatatttatttaaaaaataataaattaaaaggatataaaaaataatatcatattgtatgtaaat is a window of Plasmodium chabaudi chabaudi strain AS genome assembly, chromosome: 5 DNA encoding:
- a CDS encoding biotin--protein ligase 1, putative, with amino-acid sequence MEKENAMQYERFYEKFNARHVHFDELDSTQLYCKRNMKLFIQNGELKNEENMIIVSCNSQTNGIGTRDTKNKVDRVWISENGNVFISIINLWKIEDIQKINCLAQTCTVAISKTLEEFHLLTQIKWINDVLVDYKKISGCLVNLFYLDEFPDLEKKYVCVIVGIGINVNLTDNNILSNNYTSIKKQLEQDYNVSSLIPSVEQVIQKLINHFFISINKLRDENFSYFLEYITVRLLYKGEKVIIDQDNHQIVGYLKGILHDGSIILLNDHNELIYANTGHLRLYRGS
- a CDS encoding U3 small nucleolar ribonucleoprotein MPP10, putative is translated as MDEVRIKKYTDLISSFEKKSELELNSKKCNTEDKTNLLEMIEYFSNTLVKYFYNEKEMDDILISNSDLDYEQLWYFIECLIKEKKLENLSTFFNNFEKKIDKEIEETREKNGKKKIKKKKKKVKFLDQQMDQGKNTKRRKITKSESPGESETEEDDDDETKDEDKFFNYEEMQKFANIEDNKFVDNSDEGESDNLSDDLDLNQFELEPNQGGDIRYSDFYKGEDEEDDEEEDDEEEEEDEEDEEEEDDEEYDEEEDDEEEDDEEEDEAGSADMDMEMHAMAQNKSAKSKKMREEADKRLERDLEEMNEYTSKYFDEETSEFEKEKMEKEEIEKELVAKKHWSLIGEVTAQDRPKNSILSLNVDIPKVNTHKNDTFLNKTVGKDFESDEDNGELNNTDRNFIDKKNMLNEEIELVVKQRIKNFLFDDVEKKKIEDLEIFDNENNNNNEVNFNNLDFTKSKLSLVDEYTKKYENEINNNMNGSSKNKEINLQKIELMNLFKKIMHSLDSLSNSYFIPKPVLLNGPNEKIATLHIEENTPIILSEKNKKAPEENYAPGHVKTSNEMSKQERKSLRKLKKMKRKKKILSQFKQAQGGSTGGIAELQKRNNYLMDKNKKSKEEKTNIAKYGVSSKDQLLQKKIKNKYDYNQGINNAMAYDAEKRK